A genomic stretch from Gemmatimonadota bacterium includes:
- a CDS encoding DUF58 domain-containing protein, with amino-acid sequence MNALLPPHIMATLGGLDFVARTVVSGVFTGSHRATLLGAGREFDRHRAYQQGDESRHVDWRLFARTDRLYVRQFREESNLQAFLIVDDSASMAYAGADGLTKLRYAQMLAAALAHLMLRGGDAVGLGRTGAGGELLLRPRNRRGHLHDLLLALERIRASGSDDAARAVERASTALPRRGRVILISDLLAEDAATRLVAALGRLRARGDEVIVLRPLTPEEEGRAPLEPARFFDPDRPEVEVAAAPGADAGFRARVSGYFSGMESALRARGVEYAALGTDTPVERALLSWLPRRGA; translated from the coding sequence ATGAACGCGCTCCTTCCGCCACACATCATGGCGACCCTGGGTGGCCTGGACTTCGTGGCCCGCACGGTGGTCTCCGGGGTGTTCACCGGCAGCCACAGGGCGACCCTCCTGGGCGCCGGGCGGGAGTTCGATCGCCACCGGGCCTATCAGCAGGGCGACGAGTCCCGTCACGTGGACTGGCGCCTGTTCGCCCGCACCGACCGGCTGTACGTGAGGCAGTTCCGCGAAGAATCCAACCTGCAGGCGTTTCTCATCGTCGATGATTCCGCCTCCATGGCGTACGCCGGAGCGGACGGGCTCACGAAGCTCCGCTACGCGCAGATGCTGGCCGCCGCGCTGGCGCACCTGATGCTGCGCGGGGGCGACGCGGTCGGCCTGGGTCGCACCGGCGCAGGGGGAGAGCTCCTGCTGCGACCTCGCAATCGGCGGGGACACCTGCACGACCTTTTGCTTGCCCTCGAACGCATACGCGCGTCGGGATCCGACGACGCCGCCCGAGCGGTGGAGCGAGCCTCCACGGCGCTGCCGCGCCGAGGCCGAGTGATCCTCATTTCGGACCTGCTGGCCGAGGACGCGGCGACGCGACTGGTGGCGGCGCTCGGGCGCCTGCGCGCGCGCGGCGACGAGGTGATCGTGCTGCGGCCGCTCACGCCGGAGGAAGAGGGACGGGCGCCGCTGGAGCCGGCGCGGTTCTTCGATCCCGATCGGCCCGAGGTGGAGGTCGCCGCGGCGCCTGGGGCCGATGCGGGATTCAGGGCGCGCGTGAGCGGCTATTTCTCGGGCATGGAGTCGGCGCTGCGCGCCCGCGGGGTGGAGTACGCGGCGCTGGGCACCGACACGCCGGTCGAGAGGGCGCTGCTCTCCTGGCTGCCGCGCCGGGGCGCCTAG